In Pseudorasbora parva isolate DD20220531a chromosome 20, ASM2467924v1, whole genome shotgun sequence, a single window of DNA contains:
- the tmem214 gene encoding transmembrane protein 214, with translation MASGVGKWEVVKKGKKHNVSAGGKTQDKKSARKALREANMSHTDTNHVMSETIFDGFEKMVKKQKEQVPPPAEAQQKKPSAGKPSKKLPANGNSKPTHYKTLEEAVKALDVCELKQQLEKSQSLFPENPSVWVKDLAGYLNYKLPAPDTEPTLSSYSHDYPYCLAGKELKGIIKNLLGKCSDTLPEFFDHCVFTMLREQDRQPSESLHGYRMCIQALMQDKPKIATLNLADHLELLRSHQNRPVKCLTIMWALGQAGFYDLSQGIKVWLGIMLPVLGMKALSAYAIAYLERLLTLHANLTKGFGIMGPKEFFPLLDFAYMPKNALSQSLQEQLCRLYPRLKVLAFGAKPESTLHAYFPSFLSRATPSCPDAMKKELLRSLTECLTVDGQSLSVWRQLYTKHLPQSSLLLNHLLKSWNTLPPKLQKNLQDTIQSFRVTNDELQTNTPDIHDCNSLCNSLQLKMHGQGFPWWRVLMMALVFVAGFIAHDVRSHGSFADSTTALYLQRSGVTAVSQQAWSKVSHYGQQGVSWLAENTPYYYSRAVEVVGPLMEDVQDRLKVAAIFISQKSSDLLLWLQENVPRLIGWIHANTPESVFHFIECVKELLLYIHERFIIPSLQYLSTALQHAWKNLQESCNGDVSLHCLQNHLRSITNSTWIYLQDATTAIKSRAQELLS, from the exons ATGGCCTCTGGTGTGGGCAAATGGGAAGTGGTGAAGAAGGGAAAGAAACATAATGTCAGCGCCGGAGGAAAAACTCAGGACAAGAAATCAGCCAGGAAAGCGCTGAGAGAGGCCAACATGAGCCACACTGACACCAACC acGTGATGTCCGAGACCATATTTGATGGCTTTGAGAAGATGGTGAAGAAGCAGAAGGAGCAGGTTCCTCCTCCAGCCGAAGCCCAGCAGAAGAAGCCCAGCGCGGGGAAACCCAGCAAGAAACTCCCGGCCAATGGCAACTCCAAACCCACACACTACAAGACGCTGGAGGAGGCCGTCAAAGCc CTGGATGTGTGTGAGCTGAAGCAGCAGCTGGAGAAGAGTCAGAGTCTGTTTCCTGAGAATCCGTCCGTGTGGGTGAAGGATCTGGCGGGATACCTCAACTACAAGCTGCCGGCTCCAGACACAGAGCCCACGCTCAGCAGCTACAGccacg ATTACCCATACTGCCTTGCTGGTAAGGAGCTGAAGGGTATTATTAAAAACCTGCTGGGCAAATGTTCAGACACGCTGCCTGAGTTCTTCGACCACTGCGTGTTCACCATGCTACGAGAACAGGACCGGCAGCCAA GTGAATCTCTGCATGGCTACAGGATGTGCATTCAAGCTCTGATGCAGGACAAACCCAAAATCGCCACGCTGAACCTCGCCGAC CACCTGGAGCTGCTCCGCTCGCATCAGAACCGGCCGGTCAAGTGTCTGACCATCATGTGGGCTTTGGGTCAGGCAGGATTCTACGACCTCAGCCAGGGCATCAAAG TTTGGTTGGGTATTATGCTTCCTGTTCTCGGGATGAAAGCGCTCTCTGCGTATGCCATCGCTTATCTGGAGCGACTCCTCAC GCTTCATGCCAACCTGACCAAAGGTTTCGGGATCATGGGGCCGAAAGAATTCTTCCCGCTGCTGGACTTCGCTTACATGCCCAAAAACGCCCTGTCTCAAAG CCTGCAGGAGCAGTTGTGTCGGCTTTATCCACGGCTGAAGGTTCTGGCGTTTGGAGCAAAGCCTGAATCGACACTTCACGCATATTTCCCATCCTTCCTGTCACGAGCAACGCCGAGCTGCCCTGATGCCATGAAGAAAGAG CTCCTCAGAAGCCTGACCGAGTGTCTGACCGTCGACGGCCAGAGTTTGAGCGTTTGGAGGCAGTTATACACCAAACACCTGCCTCAGTCCAG TCTGCTGTTAAACCACCTGCTGAAGTCGTGGAACACACTTCCTCCGAAG TTGCAGAAAAACCTCCAGGACACCATCCAGTCCTTCAGAGTGACCAATGACGAGCTGCAGACCAACACACCGGACATTCATGACTGCAACTCGCTCTGCAat TCTCTGCAGCTGAAGATGCACGGTCAGGGTTTCCCGTGGTGGCGCGTGCTGATGATGGCGCTGGTGTTCGTGGCGGGCTTCATCGCGCATGACGTCAGGTCACATGGTTCGTTCGCAGACTCCACCACAGCGCTGTACCTGCAGAGGTCAGGGGTCACCGCCGTATCCCAGCAGGCCTGGAGCAAAGTGTCACATTACGGCCAACAGGGCGTCAG CTGGTTGGCCGAGAACACGCCGTATTATTACTCGCGTGCCGTGGAGGTCGTCGGGCCGCTGATGGAGGACGTGCAGGACAGGCTGAAGGTGGCGGCCATCTTTATCTCCCAGAAGAGCTCCGATCTTTTACTGTGGCTGCAGGAGAACGTGCCGCGGCTGATCGGATGG ATCCATGCAAACACTCCTGAGAGTGTGTTTCATTTCATCGAGTGTGTGAAGGAGCTTCTGCTGTACATCCACGAGCGCTTCATCATCCCATCTCTGCAGTATCTGTCCACAGCCCTGCAACACGCCTGGAAGAACCTACAGGAGTCCTGCAA tggtGACGTGTCGCTGCACTGTTTGCAGAATCACCTGAGGTCGATCACCAACAGCACCTGGATTTACCTGCAGGACGCCACGACGGCCATCAAGAGCCGAGCGCAGGAGCTGCTGTCATGA